In Saccharomonospora marina XMU15, one genomic interval encodes:
- a CDS encoding acetyl-CoA C-acetyltransferase, producing the protein MTSAQKPGARRTRSNRGKSASVRRVAIIGGNRIPFARSNGPYADASNQDMLTAAIDGLISRFSLQGEQLGEVAAGAVLKHARDFNLARECVLGSRLAPTTPASDVQMACGTGLQAIVNVANKIAMGQLDSAIAGGVDTTSDAPLAVNDSLRRLLVRFNAARSAKERMRLLGQLRPGHIVPEIPRNAEPRTGLSMGEHASLTAKAWDIGRAEQDEFAAASHRKLAAAYDRGFFDDLLTPYLGLTRDQNLRGDSTPEKLAKLKPVFGGAEGTMTAGNSTPLSDGASTVLLATEEWAKQRKLPVLAYLTPFSQTAAVDYVHGDEGLLMAPAYAVPRMLAKAGLSLGDFDFYEIHEAFASQVLATLKAWEDPTFAKERLGLDEPVGSVDREKLNVNGSSLAAGHPFAATGGRIVATLAKLLNEKGSGRGLISICAAGGQGVTAILEK; encoded by the coding sequence ATGACCTCAGCGCAGAAGCCAGGCGCCCGCAGGACCCGGTCGAACCGGGGCAAGTCGGCGAGTGTCCGCAGGGTCGCGATCATCGGCGGCAACCGGATTCCGTTCGCCCGATCGAACGGCCCTTACGCCGACGCCTCCAACCAGGACATGCTCACCGCTGCCATCGATGGTCTGATCAGCCGCTTCTCGCTGCAAGGCGAGCAACTCGGCGAGGTGGCCGCGGGTGCGGTGCTCAAGCACGCACGCGACTTCAACCTGGCAAGGGAGTGTGTGCTCGGCAGCAGGCTGGCGCCAACCACGCCGGCATCCGACGTGCAGATGGCGTGCGGTACCGGGCTGCAGGCCATCGTCAACGTGGCGAACAAGATCGCGATGGGCCAACTCGACTCGGCCATCGCAGGCGGTGTCGACACCACCAGCGACGCGCCACTCGCGGTCAACGACAGCCTCCGCAGGCTGCTGGTGCGGTTCAACGCCGCCAGGAGCGCGAAGGAGCGGATGCGGCTGCTCGGGCAGCTACGCCCCGGCCACATCGTGCCGGAGATCCCGCGCAACGCGGAGCCGAGGACCGGGCTCTCCATGGGCGAGCACGCCTCACTGACCGCGAAGGCGTGGGACATCGGCCGGGCAGAGCAGGACGAGTTCGCCGCGGCCAGCCATCGCAAGCTCGCCGCTGCCTACGACCGCGGCTTCTTCGACGACCTGCTCACGCCCTACCTGGGTCTCACCAGGGACCAGAACCTGCGAGGAGACTCGACGCCGGAGAAGCTGGCGAAGCTGAAGCCGGTGTTCGGCGGCGCCGAGGGCACGATGACGGCAGGCAACTCGACCCCGCTCTCCGACGGCGCCTCCACCGTGCTGCTGGCCACCGAGGAGTGGGCGAAGCAGCGCAAGCTGCCGGTGCTCGCCTACCTGACGCCGTTCTCGCAGACCGCCGCCGTCGACTACGTGCACGGTGACGAGGGCCTGCTGATGGCCCCCGCCTACGCGGTGCCGCGGATGCTGGCGAAGGCGGGCCTTTCGCTCGGCGACTTCGACTTCTACGAGATCCACGAGGCGTTCGCCTCGCAGGTGCTGGCGACACTGAAGGCGTGGGAGGACCCGACGTTCGCCAAGGAACGGCTCGGCCTCGACGAGCCGGTCGGCTCCGTCGACCGCGAGAAGCTCAACGTCAACGGCTCCTCGCTCGCGGCGGGCCACCCGTTCGCGGCAACCGGCGGGCGCATCGTGGCAACCCTGGCCAAGCTGCTCAACGAGAAGGGCTCCGGCCGTGGCCTGATCTCCATCTGCGCCGCGGGCGGGCAGGGCGTTACCGCGATCCTGGAGAAGTAG
- a CDS encoding MaoC family dehydratase, which translates to MTVKELSQAPSLSTLYPRAVLGGLRKGGAAEVLPDSEYVRPGVVAEAAHVAEYNRVCGFRLGDELPATYPHVLAFPLQVALMTEPEFPFPLLGMVHVANRITQRRPVRVGEEFTLRVRAENLRPHEKGTQFDMVSELVAGEGDASSAVWTDVSTYLRRGGGSGDEQGERRRSAGLAKPSASAVWQVPSDIGRRYAEVSGDRNPIHLYSLTARMFGFRSAIAHGMWTKARCLAAFEGRLPQAYTVDVRFKLPVLLPAKVAFTSWSTEQGWAFELWHARKPKPHLEGTVVEVDSQP; encoded by the coding sequence ATGACCGTCAAGGAACTGTCGCAAGCGCCGAGCCTGTCAACGCTGTACCCGAGGGCCGTACTGGGTGGGCTGCGCAAGGGCGGGGCCGCCGAGGTACTGCCGGATTCGGAGTACGTGCGCCCCGGCGTCGTGGCCGAGGCCGCACACGTGGCCGAGTACAACCGGGTGTGCGGTTTCCGGCTCGGCGACGAGCTGCCCGCCACCTACCCGCACGTGCTCGCCTTCCCGCTGCAGGTCGCGCTGATGACCGAGCCCGAGTTCCCGTTCCCGCTGCTGGGGATGGTGCACGTGGCGAACCGGATCACCCAGCGGCGCCCGGTGCGCGTCGGTGAGGAGTTCACCCTGCGGGTGCGGGCCGAGAACCTGCGCCCGCACGAGAAGGGCACCCAGTTCGACATGGTGAGCGAGCTCGTGGCCGGTGAGGGTGACGCGAGCTCGGCCGTGTGGACCGACGTGAGCACCTACCTGCGGCGTGGCGGTGGTTCGGGTGACGAGCAGGGTGAGCGGCGGCGGTCGGCAGGTCTGGCCAAGCCGTCCGCGAGCGCGGTCTGGCAGGTGCCTTCCGACATCGGGCGGCGCTACGCCGAGGTGTCCGGGGATCGCAACCCCATTCACCTGTACTCGCTGACCGCGCGAATGTTCGGCTTCCGCTCCGCCATCGCGCACGGGATGTGGACCAAGGCTCGCTGCCTCGCGGCCTTCGAGGGCAGGCTGCCACAGGCCTACACGGTGGACGTGCGGTTCAAGTTGCCGGTGTTGCTGCCCGCCAAGGTGGCGTTCACCTCGTGGTCCACCGAGCAGGGTTGGGCCTTCGAACTGTGGCACGCGCGCAAGCCCAAACCGCACCTCGAGGGGACCGTGGTGGAGGTCGACTCGCAGCCGTAG
- a CDS encoding FxsA family protein, with product MAVVFLLYVVAEVAAVWAVASAIGLLPTLGLLLAGAIVGSWLARREGGKAAQAFMATARAGRSPHAEVTDGMLVGLGGLLILLPGFVTDIAGLLLLLPPTRGLARRAWLRRIERKAPAANRRHSGVIVVDSEVVRDRGDTPGQPRRPVIDSE from the coding sequence ATGGCTGTCGTGTTCCTGCTCTACGTGGTTGCCGAGGTGGCCGCCGTCTGGGCGGTCGCGTCCGCCATCGGCCTGCTGCCAACGCTGGGTCTGCTGCTGGCGGGCGCCATCGTCGGGTCATGGCTCGCGCGTCGTGAGGGGGGCAAGGCGGCGCAGGCATTCATGGCCACCGCGAGAGCGGGTCGCTCGCCACACGCCGAGGTCACCGACGGCATGCTGGTGGGGCTCGGCGGCCTGCTGATCCTGCTGCCAGGCTTCGTCACCGACATCGCCGGGCTGCTGTTGCTGCTTCCGCCCACCCGTGGGCTCGCGCGGCGCGCGTGGCTGCGGCGGATCGAGCGGAAGGCACCGGCGGCAAACCGGCGGCACAGCGGGGTGATCGTCGTGGACAGCGAGGTGGTGCGGGACCGGGGCGACACGCCAGGGCAGCCGAGGCGACCGGTGATCGACTCGGAGTGA
- a CDS encoding TetR/AcrR family transcriptional regulator: MAQDVQRPTERAKRLPRAVREKQILDAAVRVFSLHGYHSASMDEISDVAGVSKPMIYSYLGAKEDLFLHCIRREANRMLEAVQAGIRPDVPPDMQLWHGLRAFYGFVASHRESWVVLHRHAITVGGPFADEITDLRGKAIKLVGGLVVSAGARKGLAEQVEFSGEGLAAALVGAAESLADWWLDHTDVPDGVLASWLMNLAWLGFNDLVEGQLWRPREHEGEHGADQV, from the coding sequence GTGGCGCAGGACGTACAGCGGCCGACGGAGCGAGCCAAACGACTGCCGAGGGCGGTCCGCGAGAAGCAGATCCTTGATGCCGCGGTGCGGGTTTTCTCGCTCCACGGCTACCACTCGGCTTCGATGGACGAGATCTCCGATGTCGCGGGCGTGTCCAAGCCGATGATCTACAGCTACCTGGGCGCGAAGGAGGACCTGTTCCTGCACTGCATCCGCCGCGAGGCCAACCGGATGCTGGAAGCCGTGCAGGCGGGAATCCGGCCGGACGTCCCTCCCGACATGCAGCTGTGGCACGGGCTGCGCGCCTTCTACGGGTTCGTCGCCTCGCACCGCGAGTCGTGGGTGGTGCTGCACCGGCACGCGATCACCGTCGGCGGGCCGTTCGCCGACGAGATCACCGACCTGCGAGGCAAGGCGATCAAGCTGGTCGGCGGCCTGGTGGTCAGCGCGGGTGCCCGCAAGGGCCTCGCCGAGCAGGTGGAGTTCTCCGGGGAGGGCCTCGCCGCCGCGCTGGTCGGCGCCGCGGAGTCACTCGCGGACTGGTGGCTCGACCACACCGACGTCCCCGACGGCGTGCTCGCCTCGTGGCTGATGAACCTGGCCTGGCTCGGCTTCAACGACCTCGTCGAGGGACAACTGTGGCGGCCGAGGGAACACGAGGGCGAGCACGGCGCCGACCAGGTGTGA
- a CDS encoding dihydrolipoamide acetyltransferase family protein, which translates to MPEYKQFPLADTAEGLTEAEILNWRVKPGDEVRVNQIVVEIETAKAAVELPIPWSGVVTELLAEPGQTVEVGTPIMTVDVDPGGDSAGPGPANNGSVKVEPAAPATPAAAAEEEMKPLVGYGSKAVSAKRRPRKAVASQGADTVAAQVADPAVAATNTHVPLAKPPVRKLAKELGVDLRTVPGSADGGVITREDVRRAAQPRPAPAAAPSGARERRVPVRGVRKATAQAMVDSAFSAPHVTEFLTVDVTPMMTLREKLKTTPEFSAVKLTPLAFAAKAVCLAVRRTPDVNAVWDEQAAEIVYKDYVHLGIAAATPRGLVVPKVRDADAMSLAELAAAIEALTSTAKEGKTPPEDMLGGTFTITNVGVFGVDTGTPIINPGESAILALGAIRDMPWVVDGELAVRKVLQLSLSFDHRVVDGQQGSQFLADVGALLSDPATAITY; encoded by the coding sequence GTGCCGGAGTACAAGCAGTTCCCGCTCGCCGACACCGCCGAAGGGCTGACCGAGGCCGAGATCCTGAACTGGCGCGTGAAGCCTGGCGACGAGGTGCGGGTGAACCAGATCGTCGTGGAGATCGAGACGGCCAAGGCGGCGGTCGAGTTGCCCATTCCCTGGTCGGGCGTGGTCACCGAGTTGCTCGCCGAACCGGGACAGACCGTCGAGGTCGGCACGCCGATCATGACCGTCGATGTCGACCCCGGTGGCGACTCGGCTGGTCCCGGACCGGCGAACAACGGCTCGGTGAAGGTCGAACCCGCCGCGCCTGCCACACCCGCCGCGGCCGCGGAAGAGGAGATGAAGCCGCTGGTCGGCTACGGCTCCAAGGCGGTTTCGGCGAAGCGCCGCCCCCGCAAGGCGGTCGCCTCGCAAGGTGCGGACACCGTTGCCGCGCAGGTGGCTGACCCGGCCGTCGCGGCGACGAACACCCATGTGCCACTGGCCAAGCCGCCGGTGCGCAAGCTCGCCAAGGAGTTGGGCGTCGACCTGCGTACCGTCCCCGGCTCCGCCGATGGCGGTGTGATCACCAGGGAGGACGTGCGTAGGGCCGCGCAACCGCGGCCCGCTCCCGCCGCCGCGCCGTCGGGGGCACGGGAACGCCGGGTGCCGGTCAGGGGCGTCCGCAAGGCCACCGCGCAGGCGATGGTGGACAGCGCCTTCTCTGCGCCGCACGTGACGGAGTTCCTCACCGTCGACGTCACCCCGATGATGACGCTGCGGGAGAAGCTGAAGACCACACCCGAGTTCTCCGCCGTCAAGCTCACCCCGCTCGCTTTCGCGGCGAAGGCGGTGTGCCTGGCGGTGCGGCGGACCCCGGACGTCAACGCCGTGTGGGACGAGCAGGCCGCCGAGATCGTCTACAAGGACTACGTCCACCTCGGCATCGCGGCGGCGACTCCACGGGGCCTCGTGGTGCCCAAGGTGCGCGACGCCGACGCGATGTCACTGGCCGAGCTCGCGGCCGCCATCGAGGCGCTGACCAGTACCGCGAAGGAGGGCAAGACACCACCGGAGGACATGCTCGGGGGCACGTTCACGATCACCAACGTGGGTGTGTTCGGCGTCGACACCGGTACGCCGATCATCAACCCCGGTGAGTCGGCGATCCTCGCGCTGGGTGCGATCAGGGACATGCCGTGGGTGGTCGACGGCGAACTGGCCGTGCGCAAGGTGCTGCAGCTGTCGCTGAGCTTCGACCACAGGGTGGTGGACGGCCAGCAGGGTTCACAGTTCCTCGCCGACGTCGGGGCGCTGCTGTCCGACCCGGCCACGGCTATCACCTACTGA
- a CDS encoding DUF433 domain-containing protein, whose protein sequence is MFPTDLTAVLTGASRPQLRRWKATGLLVPEVAVKPRLLYSFRDVVALRTVVRLRSETSLQKVRRAFSTMPALDFTEHPSKYRFGTDGRTIVVADNDGNTIDLVRSPGQYELLSLADIFQPFRTNRGDSVVDFLHPRERLEVRAGRMGGWPTIVETRIPYDTIATLLADGEVPLADVSYYYPGVDAEAAKDALDFHTTVQGVA, encoded by the coding sequence ATGTTCCCGACCGATCTGACCGCCGTACTGACCGGAGCGTCCCGGCCGCAACTACGCCGGTGGAAAGCCACCGGCTTGCTGGTGCCCGAAGTCGCGGTGAAGCCACGCCTGCTGTATTCGTTCCGCGACGTGGTGGCACTGCGCACGGTTGTCCGGCTACGAAGCGAGACCTCACTGCAGAAGGTGCGTCGCGCCTTCTCGACGATGCCCGCTCTCGACTTCACCGAGCACCCGTCGAAGTACCGTTTCGGCACGGATGGCCGCACCATCGTCGTCGCGGACAACGATGGCAACACCATCGACCTGGTCAGAAGCCCTGGGCAGTACGAACTGCTCAGCCTCGCCGACATCTTCCAGCCGTTTCGGACCAACCGCGGGGACAGCGTGGTGGACTTCCTTCACCCACGCGAACGTCTGGAAGTACGCGCGGGCCGCATGGGTGGTTGGCCCACGATCGTCGAAACCCGCATCCCGTACGACACCATCGCGACCCTGCTGGCCGACGGAGAAGTACCCCTGGCTGATGTCAGCTACTACTACCCGGGTGTCGACGCGGAGGCAGCCAAGGACGCCCTCGATTTCCACACGACCGTCCAGGGCGTGGCGTGA
- a CDS encoding PIN-like domain-containing protein: MKFFVDHNLSPRLLTTVSALHRDQEFRCARDEGFASEDDIPLFDKLSARQFDAIITRDGNQLVDPDERSALLESGLHWLGVSAPKSGGLLGLALDSAAITVGLTIVLPDLSVKQRAVRFPAVPHQSQQRVRHIDLLRDTRDRSRGTVSRAGDTTDG, translated from the coding sequence GTGAAGTTCTTCGTCGATCACAACCTGAGCCCCCGGCTCCTCACCACGGTTTCCGCGCTCCATCGCGATCAAGAGTTCCGCTGCGCACGAGACGAGGGCTTCGCGTCCGAAGACGACATCCCCCTGTTCGACAAGCTCTCAGCACGACAGTTCGATGCGATCATCACCCGTGACGGCAACCAACTCGTCGACCCTGACGAGCGGTCCGCGCTTCTGGAAAGCGGCTTGCACTGGCTTGGGGTCAGCGCCCCGAAGTCCGGTGGGCTGTTGGGTCTGGCGCTTGACTCGGCAGCCATCACCGTGGGGCTCACCATCGTGCTGCCGGATCTCTCGGTGAAGCAGCGCGCAGTCCGTTTCCCAGCCGTGCCGCACCAATCTCAGCAGCGGGTCAGGCATATAGATCTGCTGCGTGACACCCGAGACCGCAGCCGAGGGACTGTCTCGCGCGCCGGCGACACGACGGACGGCTGA
- a CDS encoding 3-oxoacyl-ACP reductase, with the protein MADKYQQFTKTPLGKFLVPKLGLPNPPTLRRYRPGQPALDGPALVGAAPGGRMEKVLTSQLGAAGIEVLHTPEDDTRYGALVFDATGVTEPAQLRELYRFYHPVIRKVAGCGRVVVVGTPPERVEGRERIAQRALEGFTRSVGKELKRGATAQLVYVAQGAEEAAESTMRFLLSAKSAFVDGQVIRVGTAGTTMARPPQNWEQPLRDRVAVVTGASRGIGAAIAEVLARDGAHVVALDIPAQGGELSEVANRIGGSALQLDITAADAPERLAGYLTERHGGVDVVVHNAGITRDKTLGNLGDSAWDSVLSVNLGAALEINDRLLSEGVLRDNGRIIGVSSIAGIAGNVGQTNYATSKAGVIGMVNEAAPRLAEHGGTINAVAPGFIETKMTAAVPVVIREFGRRLSSLAQGGLPVDVAETIAWYANPASSAVNGNVVRVCGQAFLGA; encoded by the coding sequence ATGGCTGACAAGTATCAGCAGTTCACCAAGACACCGCTCGGCAAGTTCCTCGTGCCGAAGCTCGGCCTGCCGAACCCGCCGACGCTGCGACGCTACCGCCCCGGGCAGCCTGCTCTCGATGGTCCCGCACTTGTGGGGGCCGCACCGGGTGGGCGGATGGAAAAGGTGCTCACCTCGCAGCTCGGCGCGGCAGGCATCGAGGTCCTGCACACCCCCGAGGACGACACCCGCTACGGTGCGCTCGTCTTCGATGCGACCGGCGTCACCGAACCGGCGCAGCTGCGCGAGCTGTACCGCTTCTACCACCCCGTCATCCGCAAGGTCGCAGGCTGCGGCCGCGTGGTGGTCGTCGGCACGCCCCCGGAACGTGTCGAGGGCCGCGAGCGCATCGCCCAGCGCGCGCTGGAGGGTTTCACCCGCTCCGTGGGCAAGGAACTCAAGCGTGGAGCCACCGCACAGCTGGTGTATGTGGCGCAAGGCGCGGAGGAGGCCGCCGAGTCGACGATGCGGTTCCTGCTGTCGGCCAAGTCGGCCTTCGTCGACGGGCAAGTGATCCGTGTCGGCACGGCGGGGACCACCATGGCGCGGCCGCCGCAGAACTGGGAGCAGCCGCTGCGTGACAGGGTCGCGGTCGTCACCGGTGCATCGAGGGGCATCGGCGCCGCCATCGCGGAGGTGCTCGCCCGCGACGGTGCCCACGTCGTCGCGCTGGACATTCCGGCGCAGGGCGGCGAGCTGTCCGAGGTGGCCAACCGGATCGGCGGTTCGGCGCTGCAACTCGACATCACCGCGGCCGACGCGCCGGAGCGGCTCGCGGGCTACCTCACCGAGCGCCACGGCGGCGTGGACGTCGTCGTGCACAACGCGGGCATCACAAGGGACAAGACGCTCGGCAACCTCGGCGACAGCGCGTGGGACTCGGTGCTGAGTGTCAACCTCGGCGCGGCGCTGGAGATCAACGATCGGCTGCTTTCCGAAGGGGTGTTGCGGGACAACGGCCGGATCATCGGCGTGTCCTCCATCGCGGGCATCGCGGGCAATGTCGGCCAGACCAACTACGCCACCAGCAAGGCCGGTGTCATCGGCATGGTGAACGAGGCCGCGCCGAGGCTTGCCGAGCACGGGGGCACGATCAACGCCGTGGCGCCGGGGTTCATCGAGACGAAGATGACCGCCGCGGTTCCGGTGGTGATCAGGGAGTTCGGCAGGCGGCTGTCCAGCCTCGCGCAGGGCGGGCTTCCCGTCGACGTGGCCGAGACCATCGCCTGGTACGCCAACCCCGCCTCGTCCGCCGTCAACGGCAACGTCGTCCGCGTGTGCGGCCAGGCGTTCCTGGGAGCCTGA
- a CDS encoding ABC transporter permease, which translates to MNGVAKVFSDSGVITWRNVMNVRRNPEWLLGATAFPLMFVLMFAYVFGGAIGGPGGDSAAYREFLIAGIFAQTVAFNSSYTVIGFANDLQKGIIDRFRSLPMSRLAVIVGRTTADQVLSVVVLLIMTVAGLLIGWRINTNVGDAVLGYLLILLFALAMSWVGAYIGLISRSVEVANSAGLIWMFPLTFISSAFVPQESLPGVLGTIADWNPFTAAVNATRDLFGNPSPPGWPEPSGWPAENAALYAIVSCVVIIGIFAPLAAWRYGKVASR; encoded by the coding sequence GTGAACGGCGTCGCGAAGGTCTTCTCCGACAGCGGGGTCATCACCTGGCGCAACGTGATGAACGTTCGTCGCAATCCGGAGTGGCTACTGGGCGCCACGGCGTTTCCGCTGATGTTCGTGCTGATGTTCGCCTACGTGTTCGGCGGAGCCATCGGCGGGCCCGGCGGTGACAGCGCTGCCTACCGGGAGTTCCTGATCGCGGGCATCTTCGCGCAAACGGTGGCGTTCAACTCCTCCTACACGGTCATCGGCTTCGCCAACGACCTGCAGAAGGGCATCATCGACCGGTTCCGGTCGCTGCCGATGTCCCGGCTGGCCGTCATCGTCGGTCGCACCACGGCCGACCAGGTGCTCAGCGTCGTGGTGCTCCTCATCATGACGGTGGCCGGGTTGCTCATCGGCTGGCGGATCAACACCAACGTCGGCGACGCCGTGCTCGGCTACCTGTTGATCCTGCTCTTCGCACTGGCGATGTCCTGGGTGGGCGCCTACATCGGACTGATCTCCCGCAGCGTGGAGGTCGCCAACAGCGCGGGGTTGATCTGGATGTTCCCGCTGACGTTCATCTCGTCGGCGTTCGTCCCGCAGGAAAGCCTGCCGGGTGTGCTGGGCACCATCGCCGACTGGAACCCGTTCACGGCGGCTGTGAACGCGACGAGAGATCTCTTCGGCAACCCCAGCCCTCCCGGCTGGCCGGAACCGTCCGGTTGGCCCGCCGAGAACGCCGCCCTCTACGCGATAGTCAGTTGTGTGGTCATCATCGGCATCTTCGCGCCGCTGGCCGCATGGCGCTACGGAAAGGTGGCCAGCCGGTAG
- a CDS encoding SCP2 sterol-binding domain-containing protein, producing the protein MSDSGAALDEFADGLDVGALTPEQFVRLLDTLHMLEDTGAGASLSALSTDVLARVVGRTSKQQLRAACEHPRLRPVLLREVFRRMSQRLVPEKVKYVDLVVAWRFPDGGGDHECFYSSIRDCRFDWDTSPYEHVDTTITVETDDFLRMATGNVGVPTMFMTGKIKVRGDYTPAVRLSGYFDLPNPT; encoded by the coding sequence GTGTCCGACTCCGGTGCTGCCCTGGACGAGTTCGCCGACGGCCTCGACGTCGGCGCCCTTACACCCGAACAGTTCGTGCGGCTGCTCGACACCCTGCACATGCTGGAGGACACCGGTGCGGGCGCCTCGCTGAGTGCGCTGTCCACCGACGTGCTCGCCAGGGTGGTCGGCAGGACGTCGAAGCAGCAGTTGCGCGCGGCCTGCGAACACCCACGACTGCGGCCGGTGTTGTTGCGCGAGGTGTTCCGCCGAATGTCGCAACGGCTGGTGCCGGAGAAGGTGAAGTACGTCGACCTTGTGGTGGCGTGGCGTTTCCCCGACGGCGGCGGCGACCACGAGTGCTTCTACAGCAGCATCCGCGACTGCCGTTTCGACTGGGACACCTCGCCCTACGAGCACGTGGACACCACGATCACGGTGGAAACCGATGACTTCCTTCGCATGGCGACCGGCAACGTGGGCGTGCCCACCATGTTCATGACCGGCAAGATCAAGGTGAGGGGCGACTACACACCCGCGGTACGGCTCAGCGGCTACTTCGACCTGCCCAACCCGACCTGA
- a CDS encoding alpha-ketoacid dehydrogenase subunit beta: MAAPVKTSVDDPTSTVRSLTIGKALNLGLRAAMEADDKVIVMGEDVGKLGGVFRITDGLQKDFGEQRVLDTPLAESGIIGTAVGLAVRGFRPVCEIQFEGFIFPGFDQISSQLAKLHYRTQGEIKVPVVIRVPFGGGIGAVEHHSESPESLFAHIAGLRVVSCSNAVDAYWMIQQAIRCDDPVLLFEPKRLYHSAAAKADVDTAATPDPLFASRTVREGSAATLVAYGPSVKVCLDAAAAAQEEGTSLEVIDLRTLSPLDLEPVFESVRRTGRLITVSEAQPESSITSEIAARVQQECFYSLEAPVLRVTGFDTPYPPAKLEEHFLPDLDRVLHAVDRSLAW; encoded by the coding sequence ATGGCCGCACCCGTCAAGACCAGCGTGGACGACCCGACCTCGACCGTCCGTAGCCTGACCATCGGCAAGGCTCTCAACCTGGGCCTGCGTGCCGCGATGGAGGCCGACGACAAGGTCATCGTCATGGGAGAGGACGTCGGCAAGCTCGGCGGTGTTTTCCGCATCACCGACGGACTGCAGAAGGACTTCGGTGAACAGCGGGTGTTGGACACACCGCTCGCCGAGTCCGGGATCATCGGCACCGCGGTGGGCCTCGCCGTCCGCGGCTTCCGCCCGGTGTGCGAGATCCAGTTCGAGGGGTTCATCTTCCCCGGCTTCGACCAGATCTCCAGCCAGTTGGCGAAGCTGCACTACCGCACGCAGGGCGAGATCAAGGTGCCCGTGGTGATCCGGGTGCCGTTCGGCGGCGGTATCGGCGCGGTCGAGCACCACTCGGAGTCGCCGGAGTCGCTGTTCGCGCACATCGCGGGGCTTCGCGTGGTCTCGTGTTCCAACGCCGTTGACGCGTACTGGATGATCCAGCAGGCCATCCGGTGCGACGACCCGGTGCTGCTGTTCGAGCCGAAACGGCTCTACCACTCGGCGGCGGCCAAGGCCGACGTCGACACGGCGGCCACGCCCGATCCGCTGTTCGCCTCGCGCACCGTTCGCGAGGGCTCGGCCGCCACTTTGGTGGCCTACGGGCCGTCGGTGAAGGTGTGTCTCGATGCCGCGGCGGCGGCACAGGAGGAGGGCACCTCACTGGAGGTCATCGATCTGCGCACGCTCTCGCCGCTGGACCTGGAGCCGGTGTTCGAGTCCGTGCGCCGGACCGGACGCCTGATCACCGTCTCGGAGGCGCAGCCGGAGTCGTCCATCACCTCCGAGATCGCGGCACGGGTGCAGCAGGAGTGCTTCTACTCGCTGGAGGCGCCGGTGTTGCGGGTCACGGGCTTCGACACGCCGTACCCACCGGCGAAACTGGAGGAGCACTTCCTGCCCGACCTCGACCGGGTGTTGCACGCCGTCGACCGATCGCTGGCCTGGTAA
- a CDS encoding ATP-binding cassette domain-containing protein yields the protein MAESDRQAEPTIAVRARGLVKTYGTTRALDGVDLDIAAGQVLGLLGPNGAGKTTTVRILTTLLRPDSGQAWVAGHDVLTEPDAVRRSIGLSGQYAAVDENLTGFENLYLVGRLYGSGKAKARRRARELLSRFQLEEAADRPAKGYSGGMRRRLDLAGALVAEPRVVVLDEPTTGLDPRGRLEMWEVIEQLRATGATVLLTTQYLEEADRLADSIVVIDRGKVIARGTADQLKEQVGGERVELVVASASDLDTAVRTLREVGSGEPVVHEPARRVQVLVDTGAKALMEALRRLDAESVPVHDVALHRPTLDDVFLSLTGHGAGEKEGDSE from the coding sequence ATGGCCGAATCCGACAGACAGGCCGAGCCGACGATCGCGGTGCGTGCCCGCGGTCTCGTCAAGACCTACGGCACTACCCGCGCGCTGGACGGGGTTGACCTCGACATCGCCGCGGGCCAGGTACTCGGGCTCCTCGGACCCAACGGCGCGGGCAAGACCACCACCGTGCGAATTCTGACCACGTTGCTCAGGCCCGACTCCGGTCAGGCGTGGGTGGCGGGTCACGACGTACTCACCGAACCGGACGCGGTGCGGCGCTCCATCGGGCTTTCCGGGCAGTACGCCGCCGTCGATGAGAACCTCACCGGCTTCGAGAACCTCTACCTCGTCGGCAGGCTCTACGGCAGCGGCAAGGCGAAGGCCCGCAGGCGGGCGCGGGAGTTGCTGAGCCGGTTCCAGCTCGAGGAGGCGGCCGACCGCCCCGCCAAGGGCTACTCCGGCGGTATGCGGCGCAGGCTCGACCTTGCGGGCGCCCTCGTGGCCGAACCGAGGGTCGTGGTGCTCGACGAGCCCACCACCGGACTCGACCCCCGCGGCCGCCTCGAGATGTGGGAGGTCATCGAGCAGCTGAGGGCCACCGGGGCCACCGTGCTGCTCACCACGCAGTACCTGGAGGAGGCCGACAGGCTGGCCGACTCCATCGTGGTGATCGATCGGGGAAAGGTGATCGCCCGCGGTACCGCCGACCAGCTCAAGGAGCAGGTCGGCGGCGAGCGGGTGGAACTGGTGGTGGCTTCGGCCTCCGACCTCGACACCGCGGTGCGGACACTTCGCGAGGTCGGCTCGGGCGAACCCGTGGTGCACGAACCGGCCAGGAGGGTCCAGGTGCTCGTCGACACCGGCGCGAAGGCCCTCATGGAGGCGCTACGCAGGCTCGACGCCGAGAGCGTCCCGGTACACGACGTCGCACTGCACCGCCCCACTCTCGACGACGTGTTCCTGTCGCTGACCGGGCACGGCGCAGGCGAGAAGGAGGGGGATTCCGAGTGA